The region GGAGCCCTTCGAGATGATGATCGACACCTTCTCGATCGGATCGTGGGGGCCTTGCATGGGTATCTGGCTGGGGGCATTCTCGACGGTGGTCATTGTCGTCGGTCCTCTTCTGTCGGTGTCTCTTGTCGGGTGGGTAGGGGTCCGGTCCGGTTCGGGAAGGGCCGTGCTCAGATGCAGCCGCGGGGCTTGGGGATCCCGGCGACCTTCGCCGCAATCTTCGCCGGACCCTTGGGGAACAGCTGGTAGAGCTCCTTGACCGTCACGCCGGAGGTCTTGCCGAGCGCCCGGACCGTGGGGCCGGTGCCGTTCTCCTCCTGCTCCTTGCGCATGAACCGGATGACGGTCCAGTGCTGGTCGTTGAGGGCGTCGATTCCCTCGGCGGCCGCGAGCTCCGGGGCCATCTCCTCGGTCCATTGGGAGGGATCGGTGAAGAACCCCTCGTCGTTCACGTCGACCTCAGTTCCTGCGACGGTGATGGTGGGCATGGGTTGTCCGTTCTCCTGTGTCGTGAGTCAGTTGATCTGTTTGCCGGCCATCGGCATGTCGTGGCCGATCCCGGGGATGTCCCGCCCCGGGAGAAGGGCGTGCCAGTAGAACCACTGGAACATCAACTTGCCCAGGTGGTTCATCCTCGACTCCTTCATCAGCGGCATGCCGATCTGGGCCGGGAAGTGCCCGGGCACCGGTTCCTGCTCGTAGTTGAAGTCGATCAGCATCGCCTTGCCGAAGCCGGTTTCGATGAAGCAGTTGGAGTGGCCGTCGAAGGTGGCATCGAGGTCGTCGCCCGCGAGGAAACGCTTGATGTTCTCCACCAACACCTCGCCCTCGAAGTGCGTGACCGAGCCCGCCTTGGAAGCGGGGAGGTTGGTGGCGTCGCCGAGAGCGAACACGTTGGGCTTGGCCTTGGACTGCAGAGTGGCGTTGTCCGTCGGCACGAAGTCGAGGGCATCGCCGAGGCCTTCGGATCGCCCCACGAACGGCTGGCCGCCGTGTACGGGGATCATCACCGCGATGTCGAAGGGGATCTCGCGCTCGTCCCATGAGACGAGCTTGCCGGACCGGCCGTCGACCTCGCCCGTGTTGAACTCGGTCTCCAGGTGGATGCCCTTCTCCTGGAGCATTCCGCCGAGGCGTTCGGCGGCGACGGGCTTGGTGAAGGCCGCGTCGAGCGGCGTCACGTAGGTGATGTCGACCTTGTCGCGCAGATTCACGTCGTGGAAGTACCAGTCGGCCAGGAACGCGAACTCGAGCGGTGCCACGGGGCACTTGATCGGCATGTCGACCACATTGATCACGAGCTTGCCGCCGTCGAAGTCGGCCAGTGCCGGTTCCAGCGCAGCCGCGCCCTCGAGGTCATAGAAGGTATGCACCTTGTCGTGCCATCCCGGGCCGGTGAGTCCCTCGGTCTCCTCCGGCAGGAGGGTCGCTCCGGTGGCAATGACGAGCAGGTCGTAGGGGAGTTCGCCGCCGTCTTCGAGATGCACCGTGTCGGCCTCGATGTCGACACGGTCGATGCCGCTCTGGCGGAACTCGATGCCGCGGTGCAACTGCTTGCCCCGTGGCCGGGTGATGTCCTCGGCGCGGGTCAGGCCGAAAGGCAGGAACAACAGGCCGGGTTGGTAGACGTGCAGGTCGTCCTGGTCCACGACCGTGATCGACGCCTCGTCCTGGCTGTATTCCTTGCGCAAGCGGTTTGCTGTGAGGGTGCCTCCGGTTCCGGCTCCCAGAATGACAATGCGGTGCGCCAACTCGACTCCTGTACAAGGCCGGACGAGCCAACTCTAGCTTCGTCGTGCAACGAGTTGCGACGCCGGCGCCGCTCGCGGTCGGTGCCGTATGACCCCGTTGCGTTGTTGTCGAGGGTGGTGATCCACCTAGTATCTGACGACCCGTCAGAAACAACCGAAGCCAGAACCAGACGGCCTGAACCTCACCGCCCGAACCAGGGGAGAACGACAATGCCCGCACCATCCCAGGCGCCACTCGCAGGACTCCGAATCATCGAGGTCTCGCTCCTCGGCCCCGGAGCGGTCGGCACGCATCTCGCCGACCTGGGCGCAGACGTCATCAAGGTCGAGCCGCCGAAGGGCGACTACATCCGGCAGATGACCTGGCCGATCATCGAGGACTCCTCGCTGCTGCACTGGCACATCCACCGCGGCAAGCGCTCGATCACCCTCGATCTGCGCACCGAGGAAGGCAAGGAGATCTTCCTCGACCTCGTGCGCGACGCCGACGCGGTCATCGAGGCCATGCGGCCCGGTGCACTGGCCAAGCGTGGCCTCGGGTTCGAGGACCTGCTGGAGATCAACCCCAGGATCGTGTTCTGCACGATCTCGGGTTACGGCATGACGGGCCCGTACGCCGAGTTGCCCAGCCACGGCATCGCCTATGACACGTGGGCGGGGCTCGTGAATCCGGACCACGACGAGAACGGGTTCCCCTGCATCCCCGAGCACCCCTCCACCGGCATACACGCCGGCCCGCTGTTCGGTGCCTTCGGTCTTCTCGCAGGCGTGATCCGAGCCAGGGAGACAGGCGAGGGCTCGTTCCTCGAGATCGCCCAGTCCGACTCGGCGGCCTACATGGACTGGTACCGCAGCGAGACCTGGAAGGCGTACGAACGGCCCGAGGACGAGGTCACCGGCAACGCGGCCGACAACTACGAGCGCCGCGCCCCTGGCACGGCCGGTATGCGCGACGGCGTTCGCTACCAGATCTACGAGTCGGCCGACGGGCACGTCCTGTTCATGGCCTCGGAGCAGGAGTTCTGGAAGAACTTCTGCGAAGGAGTCGGCCGGATGGACATGTTCGAACGCTGGCCCGGGTCGAAGTTCGCGGACCATGCCAAGGGCAACACCGAGATGCGTCGCGAACTTGTCGAGATCTTCAAGACCAGGACGACAGCAGAGTGGATCGTCTGGTCCGGCGAGGTCAACACAACCATCGCGCCGGTCAACACTCCTCAGACCCTCGCCGACGACCCGCAGTTCAAGGACCGCCTGGACTTCCTGCCATACGACACCCACGGGGCCGACATGCTTCCCCATCCGGTGAAGTTCGTCGGTGAGGAGGCGGTCGACCCGACTCCTGCTCCGACCGCGGGCCAGCACAACGACGAGGTCGTGCGCGAGGTGCTCGGCTACGGCGAAGACCGCCTCGCGGAGTTGCGCGAGGCTGGGGCGTTCGGTGAGGGCAACTGAGTCGAGCTGCGACCGGCGCAGACACGGACCCGACCGGGCAAGGGGGACAAGTTGAGTGAAGACGAGGGCACTCGCGGCGACCTGCGCTGGGGAACCATCGGCGAGCTGCTGGACGACGCCGCCGCACGGCGCGGCGACGCCGAGGCGATCGTCGACCTGTCGGTCGTACCGGAGGTGCGGATCAGCTATGACCAGCTCGCCGGCCAGGCCGGCGCCGCGGCCCGCGCGCTGATCGCAGCGGGTGTCGAGCCGGGCGACCGGGTGGCCATCTGGGCACCCAACACCTGGGAGTGGGTCGTCGCGTTGCTGGGCCTGCACAAGGCAGGCGCCGCCCTGGTGCCGCTCAACACCCGCTACAAGGGCGTCGAGGCGGCCGACATCATCCGCCGCTCCGGTGCAAGGGTGCTGTTCACCGTCGCCGGGTTCCTCGGCAACGAGTACGTCCGGATGCTCGACGAAGCGGCTCCGGGGATGCGCCAGTCACTCGACCAGGTGGTCGTGATGCGCCACGAGGGCACAGTGCCCGACGGCACGGTCGAGTTCGAGCAGTTCATCGCCGCCGGCGAATCGATCGATCCCGTCGTGGCTGATGCCCGGGCCGCTGCGGTGACGCCGCAGTCGATGAGCGACATGATGTTCACCTCGGGCACCACGGGTGCGCCGAAGGGTGTTGTCCAGACCCACGCCGCCAGCCTGCGTGCGTTCGCCGACTGGGCCGACATCGTGGGCCTGCGCGCCGATGACCGGTACCTGGTCATCAACCCGTTCTTCCACACGTTCGGGTACAAGGCCGGCATCCTCGCCTCGCTCATGACCGGCTGCACGCTGGTGCCCCTGCCGAGCTTCGACATCGACCGCGCGGCGGAGGTGATCGACCTCGAGCGGATCTCGATGATCCCCGGGCCACCCACGCTGTACCAGACCCTGCTCAACCACCCTGACTTCTTTCCGGAACAGGTCGACACGCTGAGGCTGGCGGTGACCGGCGCCGCTCCGGTGCCGGTGTCACTCGTGGAGGCCATGCGCGCCACGCTCGGTTTCGAGACGGTCCTCACCGCCTACGGCCTCACTGAAGCCTGCGGTGTCGTGACGGTCTGCCGTTCCGACGACGCGGACGAGACCATCTCGCACTCCTCGGGCCGGGCGATCCCCGGCATCGAGGTGCGGGTCGTCGACGGCGACGGCAACGAGAAGCCCGCAGGCGAGGCGGGTGAGGTCGTCGTGCGCGGCTACAACGTGATGCAGGGCTATTTCGAGGACCCCGAGCAGACCGCCGAGGCCATCGACGCCGAAGGCTGGCTCCACACCGGCGACGTGGGGGTGATGGACGAGCGCGGCTACCTCGACATCACCGACCGCCTCAAGGACATGTTCATCGTCGGCGGATTCAACGCCTATCCGGCCGAGATCGAGGCGCTGCTCGGCGCCCACCCCGGTATCGCCCAGGCTGCGGTCGTGGGCGTGCCCGACGAGCGCATGGGCGAAGTGGCCCACGCGTTCGTGGTCCCCGCGGCCGGCGTGTTGCTCGACGGCGCCGACGTGGTGGCCTGGGCCAAGGACAACATGGCCAACTACAAGGCGCCGAGGACCGTCGAGGTGCTCACCGAGCTGCCCCTCAACGCCAGCGGCAAGGTGCTGCGATACGAACTCCGTGAA is a window of Actinomycetes bacterium DNA encoding:
- a CDS encoding TusE/DsrC/DsvC family sulfur relay protein yields the protein MPTITVAGTEVDVNDEGFFTDPSQWTEEMAPELAAAEGIDALNDQHWTVIRFMRKEQEENGTGPTVRALGKTSGVTVKELYQLFPKGPAKIAAKVAGIPKPRGCI
- a CDS encoding NAD(P)/FAD-dependent oxidoreductase encodes the protein MAHRIVILGAGTGGTLTANRLRKEYSQDEASITVVDQDDLHVYQPGLLFLPFGLTRAEDITRPRGKQLHRGIEFRQSGIDRVDIEADTVHLEDGGELPYDLLVIATGATLLPEETEGLTGPGWHDKVHTFYDLEGAAALEPALADFDGGKLVINVVDMPIKCPVAPLEFAFLADWYFHDVNLRDKVDITYVTPLDAAFTKPVAAERLGGMLQEKGIHLETEFNTGEVDGRSGKLVSWDEREIPFDIAVMIPVHGGQPFVGRSEGLGDALDFVPTDNATLQSKAKPNVFALGDATNLPASKAGSVTHFEGEVLVENIKRFLAGDDLDATFDGHSNCFIETGFGKAMLIDFNYEQEPVPGHFPAQIGMPLMKESRMNHLGKLMFQWFYWHALLPGRDIPGIGHDMPMAGKQIN
- a CDS encoding CoA transferase; the encoded protein is MPAPSQAPLAGLRIIEVSLLGPGAVGTHLADLGADVIKVEPPKGDYIRQMTWPIIEDSSLLHWHIHRGKRSITLDLRTEEGKEIFLDLVRDADAVIEAMRPGALAKRGLGFEDLLEINPRIVFCTISGYGMTGPYAELPSHGIAYDTWAGLVNPDHDENGFPCIPEHPSTGIHAGPLFGAFGLLAGVIRARETGEGSFLEIAQSDSAAYMDWYRSETWKAYERPEDEVTGNAADNYERRAPGTAGMRDGVRYQIYESADGHVLFMASEQEFWKNFCEGVGRMDMFERWPGSKFADHAKGNTEMRRELVEIFKTRTTAEWIVWSGEVNTTIAPVNTPQTLADDPQFKDRLDFLPYDTHGADMLPHPVKFVGEEAVDPTPAPTAGQHNDEVVREVLGYGEDRLAELREAGAFGEGN
- a CDS encoding AMP-binding protein, which translates into the protein MSEDEGTRGDLRWGTIGELLDDAAARRGDAEAIVDLSVVPEVRISYDQLAGQAGAAARALIAAGVEPGDRVAIWAPNTWEWVVALLGLHKAGAALVPLNTRYKGVEAADIIRRSGARVLFTVAGFLGNEYVRMLDEAAPGMRQSLDQVVVMRHEGTVPDGTVEFEQFIAAGESIDPVVADARAAAVTPQSMSDMMFTSGTTGAPKGVVQTHAASLRAFADWADIVGLRADDRYLVINPFFHTFGYKAGILASLMTGCTLVPLPSFDIDRAAEVIDLERISMIPGPPTLYQTLLNHPDFFPEQVDTLRLAVTGAAPVPVSLVEAMRATLGFETVLTAYGLTEACGVVTVCRSDDADETISHSSGRAIPGIEVRVVDGDGNEKPAGEAGEVVVRGYNVMQGYFEDPEQTAEAIDAEGWLHTGDVGVMDERGYLDITDRLKDMFIVGGFNAYPAEIEALLGAHPGIAQAAVVGVPDERMGEVAHAFVVPAAGVLLDGADVVAWAKDNMANYKAPRTVEVLTELPLNASGKVLRYELRERAQS